Proteins co-encoded in one Flavobacterium fluviale genomic window:
- a CDS encoding 30S ribosomal protein S16 encodes MSVKIRLQRHGKKGKPFYWVVAADARSKRDGKYLEKIGTYNPNTNPATVELNLDSAVKWLHNGAQPTDTARAILSYKGALLKHHLDGGIRKGALTQEQADAKLAAWLESKAGKVDAKKDGLSKAQADVKAKALKAEKEVNAKRLAAAAQAEADAIAAATPAVEEEVAEVEAATEEAPAAEENNETTEA; translated from the coding sequence ATGTCAGTAAAAATTAGATTACAAAGACACGGTAAAAAAGGAAAACCTTTTTACTGGGTTGTAGCTGCAGATGCACGCTCAAAAAGAGATGGTAAATACTTAGAGAAAATCGGTACTTACAATCCAAACACAAACCCAGCAACTGTTGAGTTAAACCTTGACAGCGCAGTTAAATGGTTACACAATGGTGCACAACCAACTGATACTGCTAGAGCAATCCTTTCTTACAAAGGTGCTTTATTGAAACACCACCTTGATGGAGGTATCCGTAAAGGAGCTTTAACTCAAGAGCAGGCTGACGCTAAATTAGCGGCTTGGTTAGAGTCTAAAGCAGGAAAAGTTGATGCTAAAAAAGATGGTTTATCAAAAGCACAAGCTGATGTTAAAGCTAAAGCTTTAAAAGCTGAAAAAGAAGTTAATGCTAAACGTTTAGCTGCTGCAGCTCAGGCTGAAGCTGATGCTATCGCTGCTGCAACTCCTGCAGTTGAAGAAGAAGTTGCTGAAGTTGAAGCTGCAACTGAAGAAGCTCCTGCTGCTGAAGAGAATAACGAAACAACTGAAGCATAA
- a CDS encoding RNA recognition motif domain-containing protein, whose product MNIFVGSLPFSIEEADLRESFEAYGTVDSVKIITDKFTGRSKGFGFVEMPNDSEAQKAIDELNGAVVSGRTIVVNKSEPKPEGERRSFNNNRGGDSRGSYGNNRGGNDRGNRGGY is encoded by the coding sequence ATGAATATTTTTGTTGGAAGCCTTCCATTCAGTATTGAGGAAGCAGATTTAAGAGAGTCTTTTGAGGCTTATGGAACAGTTGACTCTGTTAAAATTATTACTGATAAATTTACTGGAAGAAGTAAAGGCTTTGGTTTTGTTGAAATGCCAAATGATAGCGAAGCTCAGAAAGCTATCGACGAATTGAATGGTGCTGTTGTTTCAGGACGTACAATCGTTGTAAACAAGTCTGAACCGAAACCAGAAGGCGAAAGAAGAAGTTTTAATAACAACCGTGGAGGTGATTCTCGTGGAAGTTATGGAAACAACCGTGGAGGAAATGACCGCGGAAACAGAGGAGGATATTAA
- a CDS encoding alpha-isopropylmalate synthase regulatory domain-containing protein, protein MEKRKIEIMDTTLRDGEQTSGVSFSAAEKLTIAQLLLEELNIDRIEIASARVSEGEFQAVKGITSWAEERGYIDRIEVLSFVDGGVSIDWMKKAGAKVQNLLTKGSMNHLTHQLKKTPEQHFSEIAQIIALAKENNIETNVYLEDWSNGMRNSPDYVFQFLDFLAAQPVKRILLPDTLGVLIPSLTFEFISKIRTKYPQIHFDFHAHNDYDLSIANVMEAIKAGVNGLHVTVNGMGERAGNAPLESTVAVINDYLPEVSINIKETSLYTVSKLVETFTGYRIPANKPIVGDNVFTQTAGIHADGDNKNNLYFNDLLPERFGRKRKYALGKTSGKANIEKNLQELGLKLNNEDLKLVTQRIIELGDKKETVTKEDLPYIISDVLDSHTYEEKIKIESYILVHSKGMRPSTTLCLKFGEEIIEENAQGDGQFDAFMNALSKIYKSKKLTLPKLIDYAVRIPPGSSSDALCETIITWVNNGKEFKTRGLDSDQTVAAIIATQKMLNVIA, encoded by the coding sequence ATGGAAAAAAGAAAAATTGAAATAATGGATACGACGCTTCGTGATGGTGAACAGACCTCAGGAGTATCTTTTTCTGCTGCAGAAAAACTAACCATTGCGCAATTATTGCTGGAAGAACTAAATATTGATAGAATCGAAATTGCTTCGGCACGCGTGAGCGAAGGAGAATTTCAAGCCGTAAAAGGTATTACTTCATGGGCTGAAGAACGCGGTTACATTGACAGAATTGAAGTACTTTCTTTTGTTGACGGAGGTGTTTCAATTGATTGGATGAAAAAAGCCGGCGCCAAAGTGCAGAATTTGTTAACCAAAGGTTCAATGAACCACTTAACACATCAATTAAAAAAGACACCAGAACAGCATTTTTCTGAAATCGCCCAGATCATCGCTTTAGCTAAAGAAAACAATATTGAAACGAATGTTTATTTAGAAGACTGGAGCAACGGAATGCGAAATTCTCCTGATTATGTTTTTCAATTCCTGGATTTTCTAGCAGCGCAGCCTGTAAAAAGAATTTTACTTCCAGATACTTTAGGCGTTTTAATTCCGTCCTTGACTTTTGAATTTATTTCGAAAATTAGAACAAAATATCCGCAGATTCATTTTGATTTTCACGCTCATAACGATTACGATTTAAGTATCGCTAATGTCATGGAAGCCATAAAAGCTGGAGTAAACGGACTGCACGTAACAGTAAACGGAATGGGAGAACGCGCTGGAAATGCACCTCTCGAAAGTACTGTCGCTGTTATAAACGATTATCTGCCAGAAGTAAGCATCAATATTAAGGAGACGTCTTTATATACTGTCAGTAAATTAGTGGAAACTTTTACAGGTTACAGAATCCCTGCCAATAAGCCAATTGTAGGTGACAATGTTTTTACGCAGACAGCTGGAATTCACGCTGATGGAGACAATAAAAACAATTTATATTTTAATGATCTTCTTCCAGAGCGTTTTGGAAGAAAAAGAAAATATGCTCTCGGAAAAACTTCTGGAAAAGCCAATATCGAAAAGAATCTTCAGGAATTAGGTTTAAAACTAAACAATGAAGATCTAAAATTGGTTACCCAAAGAATTATCGAACTGGGCGACAAAAAAGAAACTGTTACTAAAGAAGACCTTCCATACATTATTTCAGATGTTCTGGACAGTCATACTTACGAAGAAAAAATAAAAATCGAATCCTATATATTAGTACACTCAAAAGGAATGCGTCCGTCAACCACTTTGTGTTTAAAATTTGGTGAGGAAATCATCGAAGAAAATGCACAGGGAGACGGTCAGTTTGATGCTTTTATGAATGCTTTATCCAAAATCTATAAAAGCAAAAAACTAACACTTCCAAAACTAATTGATTACGCAGTAAGAATCCCGCCAGGAAGTAGTTCTGATGCGTTGTGCGAAACCATTATCACATGGGTCAACAACGGAAAAGAATTCAAAACCCGCGGATTAGACTCTGATCAAACTGTTGCAGCGATTATTGCAACGCAGAAAATGCTTAATGTAATAGCCTAA
- the leuB gene encoding 3-isopropylmalate dehydrogenase, with protein sequence MKLNIALLAGDGIGPEVINEAVKVSDAIAQKFGHEITWKPALTGAAAIDAVGEPYPDATHEVCKNADAVLFGAIGHPKYDNDPSAPVRPEQGLLKMRKALGLFANVRPTFTFPSLLDKSPLKRERIEGTDLVFLRELTGGIYFGEKGRRDNGDTAFDNCVYTRAEVQRLAKKGFELAMTRSKKLCCVDKANVLETSRLWRETVQAMEKDYPEVEVSYEFVDAVAMRLVQWPNSYDVLITENLFGDILTDEASVISGSMGLMPSASMGAEVSLFEPIHGSYPQATGLNIANPMATILSAAMMFENFGLMEEGKAMRDAVNKALEAGVVTEDLANGGKAYGTKEVGDWLVANV encoded by the coding sequence ATGAAATTAAACATAGCCCTTTTAGCCGGAGACGGAATCGGACCTGAAGTAATCAATGAAGCTGTAAAAGTATCTGATGCTATTGCTCAAAAATTCGGACATGAAATCACTTGGAAACCAGCTTTAACTGGTGCAGCTGCAATTGATGCAGTAGGCGAACCTTATCCAGATGCAACACATGAAGTTTGTAAAAATGCTGATGCAGTTCTTTTTGGAGCAATTGGCCACCCTAAATACGATAACGATCCTTCTGCACCTGTAAGGCCAGAACAAGGTTTATTAAAAATGCGTAAAGCATTAGGTTTATTCGCAAACGTAAGACCAACTTTTACATTCCCTTCGTTATTAGATAAATCTCCATTAAAAAGAGAAAGAATTGAAGGAACTGACTTAGTTTTCTTAAGAGAATTAACTGGCGGTATTTACTTTGGTGAAAAAGGAAGAAGAGACAATGGCGATACTGCTTTTGACAATTGTGTTTACACAAGAGCTGAAGTACAGCGTTTGGCTAAAAAAGGTTTCGAATTAGCAATGACACGTTCTAAAAAATTATGCTGCGTTGACAAAGCTAACGTTCTAGAAACTTCACGTTTATGGAGAGAAACAGTTCAGGCAATGGAAAAAGATTATCCAGAGGTTGAAGTGAGCTACGAATTTGTTGATGCTGTTGCTATGCGTTTGGTACAATGGCCAAACTCTTATGATGTATTGATTACCGAAAACTTATTTGGAGACATTTTAACAGATGAAGCTTCTGTAATTTCAGGTTCAATGGGATTAATGCCTTCTGCTTCTATGGGAGCTGAAGTGTCTTTGTTTGAACCTATTCACGGTTCTTACCCACAAGCTACAGGATTGAACATAGCAAACCCAATGGCTACTATTTTATCTGCTGCCATGATGTTCGAAAACTTCGGATTGATGGAAGAAGGAAAAGCAATGAGAGATGCAGTAAACAAGGCTCTAGAAGCAGGAGTAGTTACCGAAGATCTAGCTAATGGAGGCAAAGCATACGGCACTAAAGAAGTTGGTGACTGGTTAGTTGCGAATGTATAA
- a CDS encoding DUF6252 family protein gives MKKYFYFLSFLLLFTSCADEIRFNNPAFQTLKDNTFWRAQIYKAGAEANGVFIIEGSLGYEKISFQIPSPAQKTYILGVDDVTKASCESTFSGQETVFTTGAGKGSGQIIVTEYNTAEKTISGTFKFTAVNVDPVAEKQEMHFTEGVFHKIPVSSESNFTTD, from the coding sequence ATGAAAAAATACTTTTACTTTTTATCATTTTTGCTTTTATTCACATCCTGTGCTGACGAAATCAGATTCAATAATCCAGCTTTTCAAACCTTAAAGGATAACACCTTTTGGAGGGCTCAAATTTATAAAGCAGGAGCAGAAGCAAACGGTGTTTTTATTATTGAAGGTTCTTTAGGCTATGAAAAAATCAGTTTTCAGATTCCTTCACCAGCTCAAAAAACATATATTTTAGGTGTAGATGATGTTACAAAAGCATCATGCGAAAGTACTTTTTCTGGGCAGGAAACAGTATTTACTACAGGAGCAGGAAAAGGCAGCGGTCAAATTATAGTTACGGAATACAATACAGCTGAAAAGACTATTTCTGGAACATTTAAATTTACGGCAGTTAATGTTGACCCTGTGGCAGAAAAACAAGAAATGCATTTTACAGAAGGTGTTTTTCATAAAATCCCAGTTTCTTCTGAGTCTAATTTTACCACAGACTAA
- the leuC gene encoding 3-isopropylmalate dehydratase large subunit, which yields MSKTLFDKVWDSHVVRKIEDGPDVFFIDRHFIHEVTSPVAFLGLKSRGVNVLYPERTFATADHNTPTINQHLPVQDPLSANQLKALEDNAIEYGISHWGLGHQKNGIVHVVGPENGITLPGATIVCGDSHTSTHGAFGAIAFGIGTSEVEMVLSTQCIMQPKPKKMRINVNGQLSKGVGPKDVALYIIAQLTTSGGTGYFVEYAGDVFENMTMEGRMTVCNLSIEMGARGGMIAPDQTTFDFLEGRLYAPKGEAWTKAVEYWKTLKTDADAVFDAELNIKAEDIEPMITYGTNPGMGIGITKHIPNANQVEGGEETYKKSLAYMGFHEDDVMIGKPIDYVFLGSCTNGRIEDFRAFAEIVKGRKKADNVTAWLVPGSHVVEAQIKEEGILDILTEAGFVLRQPGCSACLAMNDDKVPAGKYAVSTSNRNFEGRQGPGSRTLLASPIMAAAAAVTGKLTDPRELF from the coding sequence ATGAGTAAGACATTATTTGACAAAGTATGGGATTCACATGTAGTGCGTAAAATTGAAGATGGACCAGATGTGTTTTTTATTGACCGTCATTTCATTCATGAAGTTACGAGTCCTGTTGCTTTTTTAGGATTAAAATCAAGAGGCGTAAACGTATTATATCCAGAACGTACTTTTGCAACCGCAGATCACAATACACCAACCATAAACCAACATTTACCAGTTCAGGATCCGCTTTCTGCAAACCAGCTTAAAGCTCTTGAAGACAATGCAATCGAATACGGAATTTCTCACTGGGGATTAGGTCATCAAAAAAATGGAATTGTACACGTAGTTGGTCCTGAAAACGGAATTACTTTGCCAGGTGCTACTATTGTATGTGGTGATTCGCATACGTCTACTCACGGTGCTTTTGGAGCTATTGCTTTTGGTATAGGAACTTCTGAGGTTGAAATGGTGCTTTCTACTCAATGTATTATGCAGCCTAAACCAAAGAAAATGCGTATTAACGTAAATGGTCAATTAAGCAAAGGTGTTGGTCCAAAAGACGTTGCACTTTATATTATCGCTCAATTAACTACTTCTGGAGGAACAGGATATTTTGTTGAATATGCTGGTGATGTTTTTGAAAACATGACTATGGAAGGCCGTATGACAGTTTGTAACTTAAGTATCGAGATGGGTGCTCGCGGCGGAATGATTGCTCCGGACCAAACTACTTTCGATTTTCTTGAAGGAAGATTATATGCTCCAAAAGGAGAAGCTTGGACAAAAGCTGTTGAATATTGGAAAACTCTTAAAACGGATGCTGATGCTGTGTTTGATGCCGAATTAAACATCAAAGCGGAAGATATCGAACCTATGATTACTTATGGTACAAACCCTGGAATGGGAATTGGTATCACAAAACATATTCCGAATGCCAACCAAGTTGAAGGCGGTGAGGAAACGTATAAAAAATCTTTGGCTTACATGGGCTTCCACGAAGATGATGTGATGATTGGAAAACCAATTGATTATGTTTTCTTAGGAAGTTGTACAAACGGACGTATTGAAGATTTTAGAGCTTTCGCTGAAATTGTAAAAGGAAGAAAAAAAGCAGATAATGTTACCGCTTGGTTAGTTCCAGGTTCTCACGTTGTTGAAGCGCAGATTAAAGAAGAAGGAATTTTAGATATCCTGACTGAAGCTGGTTTCGTATTACGTCAGCCGGGTTGTTCTGCTTGTTTAGCAATGAACGATGATAAAGTTCCTGCTGGAAAATACGCCGTAAGTACTTCAAACAGAAACTTTGAAGGCCGTCAAGGTCCTGGTTCAAGAACGCTTCTTGCAAGTCCAATTATGGCTGCTGCAGCTGCGGTTACAGGAAAACTAACAGATCCAAGGGAATTATTTTAA
- the leuD gene encoding 3-isopropylmalate dehydratase small subunit has translation MAYDKFNILTSSAVPLPIENVDTDQIIPARFLKATKREGFGDNLFRDWRYNGDDTPKADFVLNDSTYSGKILVGGKNFGSGSSREHAAWAVYDYGFRAVVSSFFADIFKGNCLNIGVLPVQISPEFLENIFKAIEADPKTELEINLPNQTITLLATGQQESFAINGYKKNNMINGFDDIDYLQDMKEDIKAFADKLPY, from the coding sequence ATGGCATACGATAAATTTAATATACTTACCAGCAGTGCAGTGCCGCTGCCAATTGAGAACGTAGATACAGATCAAATCATTCCAGCTCGTTTCTTAAAAGCTACAAAACGTGAAGGTTTTGGAGACAATCTTTTTAGAGACTGGAGATACAACGGAGACGATACTCCAAAAGCTGATTTCGTTTTAAACGATTCAACTTACAGCGGAAAAATCCTTGTTGGAGGAAAAAACTTTGGTTCAGGATCTTCTAGAGAGCACGCTGCGTGGGCAGTTTACGATTACGGATTCCGTGCTGTAGTTTCTAGTTTCTTTGCAGATATCTTTAAAGGAAACTGTTTGAATATTGGAGTTTTACCAGTACAAATCAGTCCAGAGTTTTTGGAAAATATCTTCAAAGCTATTGAAGCTGATCCTAAAACAGAACTAGAAATTAATCTTCCAAACCAAACTATTACCTTATTGGCAACTGGTCAGCAAGAATCTTTTGCTATCAACGGTTACAAAAAGAACAATATGATCAATGGTTTTGATGACATTGATTATTTACAAGATATGAAAGAAGATATTAAAGCTTTTGCTGATAAACTTCCTTACTAA
- the rimM gene encoding ribosome maturation factor RimM (Essential for efficient processing of 16S rRNA) — MRKEECFYLGKIAKKFSFKGEVLIYLDTDEPELYENLESVFVEHNKHLVPFFIETSSLHKNDFLRVRFEDVNTEEEADALVGNAIYLPLTMLPKLTGNKFYFHEVIGFEIEDKRLGVFGKITSINDSSAQPLFEVLNGEVEILVPMIDHFLVKIDRENKKVIMDLPEGLVEMYL, encoded by the coding sequence ATGCGTAAAGAAGAATGTTTTTATTTAGGTAAAATCGCTAAAAAATTTAGTTTCAAAGGTGAAGTCCTAATCTATTTAGATACGGACGAACCTGAGTTATACGAAAATCTGGAATCAGTGTTTGTTGAACACAACAAACACTTGGTTCCTTTTTTTATTGAAACAAGTTCTTTACACAAAAACGATTTTCTTAGAGTTCGTTTTGAAGATGTAAATACAGAGGAAGAAGCAGATGCTTTAGTAGGCAACGCAATTTATCTTCCTTTAACCATGTTACCAAAACTTACAGGTAACAAATTCTATTTCCACGAAGTTATTGGTTTTGAAATCGAAGACAAACGTTTAGGTGTTTTCGGAAAAATAACTTCTATTAATGATTCATCTGCTCAACCGCTTTTTGAAGTTTTAAATGGTGAAGTGGAAATCCTAGTTCCAATGATCGACCATTTCTTGGTAAAGATTGACCGCGAAAACAAAAAAGTAATCATGGATCTTCCAGAAGGTCTTGTGGAGATGTACCTTTAG